Genomic segment of Canis lupus dingo isolate Sandy chromosome 9, ASM325472v2, whole genome shotgun sequence:
CTTCCTAAGGAGACTATACCCACTTTATTAGTGCTCGCTTCCAAAACTAGGAGCCAGATGCCCAGTCTCTGGACAGAGGGGAGAATCCATTCATGAGAATCCTAGACTTTAAGAAACTTCAGATTGTATAAAATTTTGTTCAAAGAAATGTGCCGTTTGAGTTTTGAGTCACAAACTGAAAAGGTCTGTTACAGATTTTTGTGGGGAAAGGCCTGGAGATGAGGCAGCGGTTATGCATTTTCCCAGGCGCTGTCTCTGCCCTACTGGATGGAAAGTAATGGGGTGGTGCTGGTGTGCAGGAGTCTGGCTTGAGCTGGGGCTTCGTGTCTTCAAGAATCATGACACACCCGAGAGGCCACAGGTCTCAAGTCAGGACACTCACTTAGGAGCAGCCAGGAGAATTTAGATGAACAGGTTTCACTTGGAAATTCAGATTAAAATTTGGATGACTGAAGACAAAGTAGGCCAGTCTCTGAAAACCAGCTTCAGGAAGAATTGAGAAATAGGAGACAAGGGTGGTTTTTACAACCCGGCTCTCATTGCCTACGTGAGGCTCTGCTTGTGCCAGGCCTCCCTTGGGCACCTGTTGGGCCTGCAGCTGGATAGCCCTGGGGCTGAGAATGGGGAGGGGGGCTTGGCTGGGTGCTAAGGGGAGCAGAGGTGCCCTAATGGGGTCAGGGAAGGAACCAGTGGGGAAGCAGGCCATGTGGGTTGGTGCCAACTTCCAAACAGACCCCTGGGTCTGGGTGTCACCAGACTGGTCAGGGGCTCAAGTACAGTGGTGCTGGTGCTTTGGCTACCCCCTCAACCCCTAACCCGGGGCTCGTGTATTCCTGAGCTCTGGCCCCAGTTTATAGCTTGCCTGCCGCATGGCTAAACTCCTGACCTCTATCCCCGAGATGCTGTACCCATCCCATCCCCGCCGGGGTAACCACAGAAACAAACGGTCCACACTGCTGCCCACCTGCCATCTGAGCCAGGCTTGTCTccctcaggccccatcccagcaGGCACGGAGAGCCTGGTGTCCCCAAAACACAGTTGCCAGCGCTGGCATTGATGCTGGAAAGGCATCAAACTAGGATGATGGACTCTGACAGAGTAAGTGGATTAAATAACTGAAGTAATGGTTATGTGTTGATTTCCTCAAAacagccctgccctcctgcctgggCGGCCGAGGCTGCAGGAGACTTTCTCCCACAGGCACTGCAGCCACATGCTGCACAGCCCCACTGCCCAGTGCCGGGGCCACCAGCGGCCCTGCAGCCACCATAGGTGGCCCACGTGGGCTCTGTGTGCATTCATGTTTAAGAACCACAAAGCCACCCAATGTCCCATAGCACTCCTCCCATGGCCACCAAACGCTCCACCTCCTAGCATGCTCCCAGTTCTGCTCTCCCAACGGATCTAAGAAATCCCATCTCCCATCCTGTGCAGACACATCTGCAATCGGAACACATCTTACAATTAAAGGATGAAGGGCCTCACAATATTGGGTCCACCTGGATGACCCCCAGGGAAAGATCTCGCTTGCTCTTGGCCCTGTTTCAGGGACGCTGCTGGTTGAGCATGAAGGCAAACACTGTGCTGAGAAAACACTCCACAAAGCAAACCaggcccagggaggctgggaagggtgGATAGGCCAGCAGCCTCTGTGGGGAGACAGGCTGGCACTGACCACCTCGTGACTGCTGGTCTCCAGGAGCACAGAGCACAGGTTAAGAACATTAACCTGCTCGCCTACAGCAGTTAGCCTTGAACCTTCTTGGGCTCCATCGGTTTCTAGCTGCTGTGAAAGCAAACCTTTATTCCACCAAGTGGCCTATTTGATAGCCAAGCATCAGAAACTGAGCTATACTCAGCAACGTTAAATTCGCTTGAGTTTAAGAGAAAAGTCCCATGGTTTGCACCATTTATAAATCTTTGCTGAAACTCACACCCAAAGAGACATGTGTGAACACACGCTGAGTCCACAGCCCACAGCCAGGCCAGATCTTGGCCAGCCTCTAGCGGAAGAGCCGGTAGGTCCTGGGCAGGCGCCCATCTCTGCTGGACAGCGCCGCCTGGATGTGCTCGTAGGCTGGCAGGTGGCTCAGATCGCCCAGGGCGGCCACTGCAGGCTTCCTGCAAAGCATCTGAGAGGCAACTCTCCGGATGTCTTCTGGCTTCACGCTGCCTGGCACAGGGAACAAAAAGACTTCAAAGGAACGCCCGACTCCTGCACACACTCTGTCTCCTGGTGTGGCTGTGGTCACTACAGACCCAGGGGTCCGAGGCAGGGCTGCGGACGTCAGGGGATCCAGATTCAGCCATGTGAAGACTGTACTATGAGTCAGGGTGAAGTAACAGGAGATTTTCTTGGTAAACAGGGAAGTACCAATGGTTTAGAATCATTTTCAAATGCAGAAACATGTGCCCACCCAGAGAGGTTGATGCATCTAAAACAGAAAAGCTCCTTGTCTGCAGAACTACCCCCATGGAGAGTCTGCAAGGAAGGAAACACTCCCCTCCCCATGCTTCACAGAGGAGTGGCCACACACGCAGCCTGGCCTTCTGAGGAGGGACCCGGGAAGCACAGCTGCCTGGGCACGAAAAGCACACCCTGGGAACACACTGACAGGTAGCTTGATTTTGCTACAGAAAACGaggccttgggatccctgggtggctcagcagtttagcgcctgcctttggcccagggcgtgatcctggagacccgggatcgaatcccacatcgggctcccggtgcatggagcctgcttctccctctccctctgcctatgtctctgcctctgtctctctctctctgtgtgactatcataaataaataaaaaaattaaaaaaaaaaaaaaaaaaaaaaagaaaacgaggCCTTAGGGAGATCAGGTGCTGCAATGCTCCATGGTCTGAGGGGCTCCCCAAGGGGCTGGGTAAGGATTCATCCGTGGACAGAACGAGTGCTGGAGTGGCCACGAGTTAACAAATGTCACCACAGAACTATCCTAACCCTTGTGGGGTCACAGACCCTTTGAAGAGCTGATGCAGCAGAGAGAAACCTGTCCCCCAGAGTCACAAGTAAGTAAAATTTTGACAGAGAACTCAGGGACTTCCTGTAGGTCACTCACAGGAGGCCATGGACACCTGCCACAGCGTCACAGACGGCACCACCACATGAGGCCCATGTGGGGCGTTTATGTccattatctcattgaatctgCTTAGAAACCTGGAGCAGGGGCACCCtgtctggctcagtggtttagcgctgccttcagcccaagacctgatcctggagacccacgatcaagtcccatgttgggctccctgcgtggagcctgcttctccctctgcctgtttctctctctctctctctctctctctctcatgaataaataaaatctgaaaaaaataaaaaaagaaagaaacctggagCAGTGATAAAGGCCACTTCACGAGAGGAAAAAAGCTAGGGTCACAGGGTCTGCACTCAGTGAACAAGGCAGAGCTGGTCCAGGACGAGGGCTCAAGAGTGTGGGAGCCACACCTAACCAGGGCCATGGCTGTGTCCTGGGAGGGAAAAGGGGAGCCCGGTCTGGGCACAGCAGCACAGTACTCACGGATGAGCGCACACAACTCGTGGGGCAGCTTTCTGGAACGGGTCGCCAGGACCTGCCTCCCTACGTCCTCAAAGATCACAGGCCTGGACTCCAGGTTCATCATGAGCATGGACATCAGCTGTGTCTTGGCCCGCTCCAGCTCCACCTGggattcaaccactgagtcacacagTTCAGTTCGCAGCAGTTCACATACCATCGCCCAATCATGGGCAAGGCACAAGGAAGACAAACTGAacagtgggagtgggggtgggggaagaccGGGGTGAGGGGGCAAAGACCACACAGACCCCAGGCATGGCGCCCAGGTTAACTATGTTCCCTGTGTCCTCTAGGGAAACTCTGAGGGGACCAACTTGATCTACTAAGTCTGGGCCTTGAGCCTCTCTGACCAAGTCTGAAACTGAAATCCGTGACTCTGGTGAGTTCCATTCACAAAGGTCAGCCGGAAACCAGAAGGCACAGAAACGCATCTGAGTAAGAGATGATGGTGCCCTGCCTTCAGGAGCTGCCAGGCGTGAGCAGAGCACACACGCTAGAGATGAGGCAGCTGCTGAGGTTCCATGTCATTGTCTACGCATAAGGACTCCTGATTTCAGATAAgtcctttctatttttctaactCCAGGCAAATACTTAAAACATACCTCAAATTAGCTTCATGTTAGTGGGAAGTACTTCTTCCCAGTGGGCCGCTAATggagccctcccacccccacttaaaaaaaattctttttgaaatatatctttttttttttttttgaaatatatctttttttaaacaatgcttcttgggcgcctaggtggctcagatggctaagtgcctgccttcagctcaggtcatgatctcagggtcctgggatggagtcctgcatggggctccctgctcatggggaatccgcttctccctatccctctcctccttccctttctcctccagctcattctttctcaaataaataaaatcttgaaaattaaagtaaaatacagaaataaactaCCCTTCTTTCTCCGACTAAAAAGGGAATATGGGACTATTGCAAAAAACATGGACTGAATAGGAAAGAAGATCTACAGGTGAAGGCTGTGCGTTAACCCCAAGAGGCACTCAGCCCACACACTGGGGCTCTTTTTCTGGGGCCTTCTATGTGCGTGCATACAAAACCTGCTTATTCATGCCAGCACCAGTCCAGGAAGAAACAAGATCTCTAAATGCGTAAGGTGATCAAAACTATGccaaaaaaaacacaaggaaacaaaGACTTAGATTAAAACGTAAAATGGAGTTCGGGACACCCAGCGGGCTCAGTCCAGAGAGCAGATGGCTCTCGGTCTTGGGAgcgtgagttccagccccatgctggggagagagattactttgaaataaaacctttaaagacaaaacaaaataaaaacaaaaaagcagaacaaaacacaaaatgggAATTAGAGGAGAGCTCAAGAACTACCCTGAGTGGCCTACTGATCCATGTGGCATGCCTCTAATTCACATGGTTCTGCAGGGTGGCTGAAAAGGACACACAAAACTGCTCTGCACTATTCCTTCCAGGAAGCTGGAGGAGGATGCGGGGCCAGGAAGGTGCAAACACACCCGGTGCTGGCAGGGCAACAACTGTTCTCCATGCTGacaagggaggaggggaggagctcAGCTGTAGGCCCCGGCCACCCAGGGGGCTGCACTGCTCTGGCTGGGATATTGGTGCTGGGGGCACAGAGGACGGACCTGCTGCCAGCCACCCCCACGTTATGTTCTCTAACCTGCCAGCACTGTGGGGACATTTGCAGACAGCTCTATGCCATACTTACCACATCCACAGTTCCAgccattaaaataaattcctttgtgAGGATTTCTACCATTTCTCGAACCTTTAAGAAAGAAGGTACAGATGAATGAAGAGTGTGATCTGGGCCCGACAGCCTATCTTTTCCAACCGTGGCAACAACCTCCCTGCTCTCAGAGACCAGCTCTGTATACTGAGACATGACCTGCACAGGAAGTAGAAGCTGCTAGCTCCGGGGCTGGCCCTCACCTGTCTGGGGTCAGCGCTGGCATGGACGCACAGAAGGCCCGTGTCCTCATAGCTATGGTGGTAGGAGGTTGCATTGTACATCCAGTGGTGCCTGTAGGGAGCACGGACAAAGGGACACCTGGAAGGTGGTGTCACAGCCCAAAAGCACCCTCAGCCAGGCCTGGCGACCCTGGGACAGCCAAGTGAGAGGAATCCAACCTACCTGTTGAGCACATTGAGATAGAGCCTGGTAAACATGCCTTTGCCAGGCCCGCCAGCTGAGAAGGAGCCACCGCCTCCCATCATCATGTTCAGTACAGCAAAAGGGATGAAATCTTCCTCCTGCGGGACATGGGAGGGCAGAACTTGTCCGGGAGGTAACCCCCAGTTCCAAGATGTGGTGGGACCCGGCTAGGACTTACCAAGAAGGAACAGCTCTCGAGTCCTATCATGATGTGTGTGAGCTCCGGGAATGGGGCAGGGCCAAGGCTGACGTTGGACATGTCTCTTTCCAGCTGTAACCAAAGAGAGTGAAGAGTGTTTCCACATGAAAAACAAGCAGGCCTCAAAAACCTCTCAGGTCACATGAATTTAAAAACAGCtccaggggcatctggtggctcagaggtggagtgtccaactcttgatctcggggttttgatttcaagccccacgttgggctccacactgggtgtgaagcctactttaaaataaaaaaataggcaaaaaaaaccccaccatggTTCTATAGAAATCCTAGATCAACATCCATAAACTCCCTCTAGAGACAAGAATGATCCTTTAGCCTTCCAGTGAAGCTAAATTCACTCCTAACACGCACTTGGGTTTAAGCAAGAAACATGTCCTACTCTGGCACGACGTGTTATGGTAAAGCCACAAAAGCATAGCTAATTCTAACACCTGCAGGATAAAACTGAGaacacacaaaaacagatacttaagaaaaccccaaaaaccaaaaacagtcCAGAAACTGCTTTACCTTGACAACACCCCCAGTATACTGTGCTACTGATCTGTCGACATCCACAGCCTTCTCACATCCCCAGGCCGGCTGGGTTCCCAGGAGGTACTTTCTGGCACATTCCACCAGGTGCTCGTGctccaccccaaccccagccAGCACCATGCGGTCAGGGGTGTAATAGTTTCTCAGGTAGGAATGAAGCACTTCTCGATCAATCTTTGCTATGTTTTCTGTGGGGCAGAAACGGTGGAGGCCAACTGTGTTTTCCCGATAAGCAGCCtaataaaaagagggagaaatagatgaCAGAGAGGCCATGGCCAAGTCTCCTCCCTTGAGATACTATGACCTTAGCTGTGGCAGCAAAAACCCACAGCTGCTTAGCTTCACTAGTTTGGCAGTAGTTCTGTGtgtttataaaagcaataaagtCTACCTCTccaaaaagaagattaaaaaaaaccccacatcaaGTAAAAAGTTCATTGTGGAAACAGATTAAGATCTTGTTACTATAGATATGAAAATGTCAGGGGCGCCTGGAtcgctcaggggttgagtgtctgccttcgttcGGCTTAGGTCGTggtcccgaggtcctgggatcgagtcccacatcaggctccctgtagggagcctgcttcttactctgcatgtgtctctgcctctctgtgtgtctctcatgaacattaaaaaaaaaaaaaaaatgagaacgtGAGAAACTTGCATGAGAAGCAGACATGGAAATGAAGCTTCTGTCCACACCTATAACCTGTGAGCAGCTTCAGGGCCACTGACACAGAGGTAGGGGAGAATGCTTAAGAGTTTTCCAGTACCTCATGAATCATCTCCGTGAGAAGTGGTTCTGGGTCAGGTCGCATGTTAAGGTCCTCCAGCTCAAATTGGACAGCCATTCGTGTCATCTCAATTTCTTCGTCTACAAAGAACCCAGACAAGGCTCACACCCACACCAGCCAGCAGAGAGATGGTGCAGGGCCTAGGCGCCCAGGCTGGGCCAAGTGTCCCTGTCTGGAGAACACTGGCAGTCTCCTTGGCCTTCATCTGGGGTAGACCTAGGGGCACCTGTGTCAGCGAAGGGGGTACCACCATGTGGGCAGGTGGGCCTCTTGTCCAGCTTGGCCCTGAGGCAGCCACCTGGACCTactctgagccccagtttcccTCCAATGAGAGGCACTCAGGCCCCTGACCTGTATGCCCCAAAGGGCCACTGTGAGGATAAAGTCACTTGGGATGCGGGAAGGTGCTTACAAGAGGCACAGTCCAGCATCACAACTGCCACCTCAACAGCTACCTGGAGTATGTACCGGAAAGATCTTAACTCAGCACTAAGGCCCTGAACCACATGGCCAGGCTAACGTGACCAGAGTACAGCCACAGTGGTGGCAATAGTCAGCATAGTCCACTCTGGCCCACTTTAAGCATAGAATTCAAAGTCCTGCCACTACCAGGCCAAGGAAAGGGATGGAGACAGGGACATAGAAGCTTCTGGCAGCACACCAGCCCAACTGTTTAAACACAGtctgaagggacgcctgggtggctcagcggttgagcgtctaccttcaggtaggggcatgatcccggggtcctgggatcgagtcccgcatcaggctcccttgcagggagcctgcttctccctctgcctctgtctcaatctctcttctttctaatgaatagataaataaaatcttaaaaaaaaaaaagtaaataaataagtaaatacagtcTGAAATGTCCTTCAGAAGTCAAAGAcccagggccacctggctggctcactcagaggagcatgcaacttttgatcttggggttgtttgagccccatgttgggtgtggtaCAGagtacttaaatgaataaaaacttagaaaaaaaaaatgaaagacccAATTTAACTAAAAACATCAGAAGACACAGACCTTTATCAATGTATTAAGCATAAAGGCCTTTCCAACCATCAGTTATTTCCAAGGTAACCGGGCCAACTCACTGGTAATCGCCCCAAGGGCTGCACACAGTGCTCATCTTCAGGGGCAGGGTTTCCACGTGCCTCCCAacagcccagctcccagccctcTCATGCAGCAGCCCAGGGCACACCTGTGAGCCTGGGGTGTAGGACCACGTCAGCCAGCAAACCAACCACTGTGTCCAGGCCTTTAGAATCAGCAGACACAGCATACATGGTCGTGTCCCTGGAAAGCAGCAATGACAGCAGGCACAAAGGTCACAGCAGGGGACACCAGCAGGGGCCATTCCCCATTCTACACTGAAGACCAGCACACACTTGGTATGTCCCATCTCACAGCGTAACTTCCAGCACGCGCTGGAGTGAAAGCAGACGCCCAGGCAGGATGGACAAGAGCCAGTTCTGAGACGTCCCAAGCACAGGATTCCTgccatggcggggggggggggggggggggggggtgttcatCATGTGCTTCCTATCTGTGGCCCCAACTGTCTGGTGCACATGCAATATACATGGCCGCATGTGGCTAGGGACACAGCCACATCTGGCAGACCAACACCACCTGCACTATCCACAGGCCCCTACATATGTACGCTGGTACATTCTGGACCTCTCCCTGTCCACAAGAAGACCACTGCCTCTTCCTGGCTGAGTCTCTCCTTATGCTGTTCCCAGAGTCTGAGCCACCTCCTCCCCTCAGCTGGTCTGGCAAACTCAAGACCAGTCCAAGGTCAAGTTTGCTATAGTCGTTCCTCTCCTGACTCCAGATCAGGTTAGTTGTTCGTTCATCCCAGCGCTCCCACCAGTCTTCAGTGTCTGGCTCTCGCAACCATGACCTGTTGTGCAGCCCTCTGCTGTGTCCCTAGTACCTGGCTGGAGTCTCTGGGGGCTGCCTGGCCCTCCAGTATGTTCTCTGCTCTTAGTGTTGCTGTCTGCATGCTTTGCCCACCAAATTCTCCACCCGAcccagcccaggccaggcccaTTCTTCACTGCTAACCTCCACAGCCTCTTCAGGGCATGGGTTTCAGTCGGACTCGGACCAAGGATAAGAACCACAGCTCCCCATGGATGCAAAGCAAGCTGGCGTACCTTGATGTCTGGCAGTCACAAATACCCCCGTGCTTTTCCAATGTAAGTAGAATTTCATCTTTGCTCTCAAATCGATCAGTtgactagagaaaataaataagtacaccTAAGTATGCAATCCAAAACCACCTCTAATATgcaatttttaaggaaaaaagtttacttttatttttaaaacatctgaaatcagattatcttttaatttaaatatctttttagcAGGATTATCTTAGCAATTTTGTCACTTACTAAAACAACTGTTTTAGAAACAATAAAACTTGGTAGGCTCTTCTCAAATACAGTcacaaaaattacaaattagACACTGACCGAAAATGCCAATTTTTCCAAAAAGTGAGCAATTCCGCTAAGATATTTTGCTTCATATCTTGATCCTGAATTAATAAGAACtagcaataaagagaaaa
This window contains:
- the PMPCA gene encoding mitochondrial-processing peptidase subunit alpha isoform X2, translating into MAAMVVAAARVLLRGSGSWRCSRLRSGAPSRRQFSGGGAYPHVPLSSPLPGVPEPVFATVDGQEKFETKVTTLDNGLRVASQNKFGQFCTVGILINSGSRYEAKYLSGIAHFLEKLAFSSTDRFESKDEILLTLEKHGGICDCQTSRDTTMYAVSADSKGLDTVVGLLADVVLHPRLTDEEIEMTRMAVQFELEDLNMRPDPEPLLTEMIHEAAYRENTVGLHRFCPTENIAKIDREVLHSYLRNYYTPDRMVLAGVGVEHEHLVECARKYLLGTQPAWGCEKAVDVDRSVAQYTGGVVKLERDMSNVSLGPAPFPELTHIMIGLESCSFLEEDFIPFAVLNMMMGGGGSFSAGGPGKGMFTRLYLNVLNRHHWMYNATSYHHSYEDTGLLCVHASADPRQVREMVEILTKEFILMAGTVDVVELERAKTQLMSMLMMNLESRPVIFEDVGRQVLATRSRKLPHELCALIRSVKPEDIRRVASQMLCRKPAVAALGDLSHLPAYEHIQAALSSRDGRLPRTYRLFR
- the PMPCA gene encoding mitochondrial-processing peptidase subunit alpha isoform X1 — translated: MAAMVVAAARVLLRGSGSWRCSRLRSGAPSRRQFSGGGAYPHVPLSSPLPGVPEPVFATVDGQEKFETKVTTLDNGLRVASQNKFGQFCTVGILINSGSRYEAKYLSGIAHFLEKLAFSSTDRFESKDEILLTLEKHGGICDCQTSRDTTMYAVSADSKGLDTVVGLLADVVLHPRLTDEEIEMTRMAVQFELEDLNMRPDPEPLLTEMIHEAAYRENTVGLHRFCPTENIAKIDREVLHSYLRNYYTPDRMVLAGVGVEHEHLVECARKYLLGTQPAWGCEKAVDVDRSVAQYTGGVVKLERDMSNVSLGPAPFPELTHIMIGLESCSFLEEDFIPFAVLNMMMGGGGSFSAGGPGKGMFTRLYLNVLNRHHWMYNATSYHHSYEDTGLLCVHASADPRQVREMVEILTKEFILMAGTVDVVELERAKTQLMSMLMMNLESRPVIFEDVGRQVLATRSRKLPHELCALILFTWLNLDPLTSAALPRTPGSVVTTATPGDRVCAGVGRSFEVFLFPVPGSVKPEDIRRVASQMLCRKPAVAALGDLSHLPAYEHIQAALSSRDGRLPRTYRLFR
- the PMPCA gene encoding mitochondrial-processing peptidase subunit alpha isoform X8, with translation MKQNILAELLTFWKNWHFRQLIDLRAKMKFYLHWKSTGVFVTARHQGILCLGRLRTGSCPSCLGVCFHSSACWKLRCEMGHTKDTTMYAVSADSKGLDTVVGLLADVVLHPRLTDEEIEMTRMAVQFELEDLNMRPDPEPLLTEMIHEAAYRENTVGLHRFCPTENIAKIDREVLHSYLRNYYTPDRMVLAGVGVEHEHLVECARKYLLGTQPAWGCEKAVDVDRSVAQYTGGVVKLERDMSNVSLGPAPFPELTHIMIGLESCSFLEEDFIPFAVLNMMMGGGGSFSAGGPGKGMFTRLYLNVLNRHHWMYNATSYHHSYEDTGLLCVHASADPRQVREMVEILTKEFILMAGTVDVVELERAKTQLMSMLMMNLESRPVIFEDVGRQVLATRSRKLPHELCALIRSVKPEDIRRVASQMLCRKPAVAALGDLSHLPAYEHIQAALSSRDGRLPRTYRLFR
- the PMPCA gene encoding mitochondrial-processing peptidase subunit alpha isoform X3, with product MKQNILAELLTFWKNWHFRQLIDLRAKMKFYLHWKSTGVFVTARHQGILCLGRLRTGSCPSCLGVCFHSSACWKLRCEMGHTKDTTMYAVSADSKGLDTVVGLLADVVLHPRLTDEEIEMTRMAVQFELEDLNMRPDPEPLLTEMIHEAAYRENTVGLHRFCPTENIAKIDREVLHSYLRNYYTPDRMVLAGVGVEHEHLVECARKYLLGTQPAWGCEKAVDVDRSVAQYTGGVVKLERDMSNVSLGPAPFPELTHIMIGLESCSFLEEDFIPFAVLNMMMGGGGSFSAGGPGKGMFTRLYLNVLNRHHWMYNATSYHHSYEDTGLLCVHASADPRQVREMVEILTKEFILMAGTVDVVELERAKTQLMSMLMMNLESRPVIFEDVGRQVLATRSRKLPHELCALILFTWLNLDPLTSAALPRTPGSVVTTATPGDRVCAGVGRSFEVFLFPVPGSVKPEDIRRVASQMLCRKPAVAALGDLSHLPAYEHIQAALSSRDGRLPRTYRLFR
- the PMPCA gene encoding mitochondrial-processing peptidase subunit alpha isoform X4, which produces MKFYLHWKSTGVFVTARHQGILCLGRLRTGSCPSCLGVCFHSSACWKLRCEMGHTKDTTMYAVSADSKGLDTVVGLLADVVLHPRLTDEEIEMTRMAVQFELEDLNMRPDPEPLLTEMIHEAAYRENTVGLHRFCPTENIAKIDREVLHSYLRNYYTPDRMVLAGVGVEHEHLVECARKYLLGTQPAWGCEKAVDVDRSVAQYTGGVVKLERDMSNVSLGPAPFPELTHIMIGLESCSFLEEDFIPFAVLNMMMGGGGSFSAGGPGKGMFTRLYLNVLNRHHWMYNATSYHHSYEDTGLLCVHASADPRQVREMVEILTKEFILMAGTVDVVELERAKTQLMSMLMMNLESRPVIFEDVGRQVLATRSRKLPHELCALILFTWLNLDPLTSAALPRTPGSVVTTATPGDRVCAGVGRSFEVFLFPVPGSVKPEDIRRVASQMLCRKPAVAALGDLSHLPAYEHIQAALSSRDGRLPRTYRLFR
- the PMPCA gene encoding mitochondrial-processing peptidase subunit alpha isoform X7, which produces MYAVSADSKGLDTVVGLLADVVLHPRLTDEEIEMTRMAVQFELEDLNMRPDPEPLLTEMIHEAAYRENTVGLHRFCPTENIAKIDREVLHSYLRNYYTPDRMVLAGVGVEHEHLVECARKYLLGTQPAWGCEKAVDVDRSVAQYTGGVVKLERDMSNVSLGPAPFPELTHIMIGLESCSFLEEDFIPFAVLNMMMGGGGSFSAGGPGKGMFTRLYLNVLNRHHWMYNATSYHHSYEDTGLLCVHASADPRQVREMVEILTKEFILMAGTVDVVELERAKTQLMSMLMMNLESRPVIFEDVGRQVLATRSRKLPHELCALILFTWLNLDPLTSAALPRTPGSVVTTATPGDRVCAGVGRSFEVFLFPVPGSVKPEDIRRVASQMLCRKPAVAALGDLSHLPAYEHIQAALSSRDGRLPRTYRLFR
- the PMPCA gene encoding mitochondrial-processing peptidase subunit alpha isoform X6, encoding MAAMVVAAARVLLRGSGSWRCSRLRSGAPSRRQFSGGGAYPHVPLSSPLPGVPEPVFATVDGQEKFETKVTTLDNGLRVASQNKFGQFCTVGILINSGSRYEAKYLSGIAHFLEKLAFSSTDRFESKDEILLTLEKHGGICDCQTSRDTTMYAVSADSKGLDTVVGLLADVVLHPRLTDEEIEMTRMAVQFELEDLNMRPDPEPLLTEMIHEAAYRENTVGLHRFCPTENIAKIDREVLHSYLRNYYTPDRMVLAGVGVEHEHLVECARKYLLGTQPAWGCEKAVDVDRSVAQYTGGVVKLERDMSNVSLGPAPFPELTHIMIGLESCSFLEEDFIPFAVLNMMMGGGGSFSAGGPGKGMFTRLYLNVLNRHHWMYNATSYHHSYEDTGLLCVHASADPRQVREMVEILTKEFILMAGTVDVVELERAKTQLMSMLMMNLESRPVIFEDVGRQVLATRSRKLPHELCALIP
- the PMPCA gene encoding mitochondrial-processing peptidase subunit alpha isoform X5; amino-acid sequence: MAAMVVAAARVLLRGSGSWRCSRLRSGAPSRRQFSGGGAYPHVPLSSPLPGVPEPVFATVDGQEKFETKVTTLDNGLRVASQNKFGQFCTVGILINSGSRYEAKYLSGIAHFLEKLAFSSTDRFESKDEILLTLEKHGGICDCQTSRDTTMYAVSADSKGLDTVVGLLADVVLHPRLTDEEIEMTRMAVQFELEDLNMRPDPEPLLTEMIHEAAYRENTVGLHRFCPTENIAKIDREVLHSYLRNYYTPDRMVLAGVGVEHEHLVECARKYLLGTQPAWGCEKAVDVDRSVAQYTGGVVKLERDMSNVSLGPAPFPELTHIMIGLESCSFLEEDFIPFAVLNMMMGGGGSFSAGGPGKGMFTRLYLNVLNRHHWMYNATSYHHSYEDTGLLCVHASADPRQVREMVEILTKEFILMAGTVDVVELERAKTQLMSMLMMNLESRPVIFEDVGRQVLATRSRKLPHELCALILQSSHG